A window from Solea senegalensis isolate Sse05_10M linkage group LG15, IFAPA_SoseM_1, whole genome shotgun sequence encodes these proteins:
- the LOC122781557 gene encoding peroxiredoxin-like 2A, which translates to MATVTALLKFVTVFVAELISSITDWFQTKAAWAQLDILENTELKTTGGIHERHKARTLWEKSGAVVMVVRRPGULLCREEAAELSSLKSQLQDLEVPLFAVVKENLGKELDSFKKYFSGKVYVDQQRNFYGPQERWMFLSMFLRIGVWRNFCRAYRRGFRGNLRGEGLVLGGVFVIGPGDQGILLEHREKEFGDKVNMLAVLKTARNMRENLAR; encoded by the exons ATGGCGACTGTGACCGCACTCCTGAAGTTTGTGACAGTGTTCGTCGCAGAGCTCATCAGTTCCATCACCGACTGGTTCCAGACCAAAGCAGCATGGGCTCAACTGGACATTCTGGAGAACACAGAACTAAAGACAACAGGAGGAA TCCATGAACGACACAAGGCCAGAACTCTGTGGGAGAAAAGTGGAGCTGTGGTCATGGTCGTACGACGACCTGGATGATTGTTGTGCAGAGAG gAGGCTGCTGAGCTGTCCTCTCTCAAGTCCCAGCTGCAGGACCTTGAAGTCCCTCTGTTTGCTGTGGTGAAAGAAAACCTTGGCAAGGAGCTGGACAGCTTCAAGAAGTACTTCTCTGGGAAAGTCTACGTGGATCAGCAG AGAAACTTCTATGGCCCTCAAGAGCGATGGATGTTTCTCTCCATGTTCCTGCGTATCGGTGTGTGGAGGAACTTCTGTCGAGCTTATCGGCGGGGCTTCAGAGGGAACCTGAGAGGTGAAGGACTGGTCCTGGGTGGAGTCTTCGTCATTGGGCCTGGAGATCAA GGTATTCTACTGGAGCACCGTGAAAAGGagtttggagataaagtgaATATGCTGGCAGTCCTCAAAACAGCCCGTAACATGCGTGAAAACCTGGCAAGATAG
- the LOC122781918 gene encoding peroxiredoxin-like 2A isoform X2, with the protein METMISSGLELFGMGIWSLGLGAIGAALTGIFLANTDMCLTKTAKAMLENLGDADLRSTTEDDKVIKAQSLWEKNGAVVMAVRRPGUFLCREEATELSSLKPQLEELGVPLIAVTKENIGSEIQDFRPHFAGDIYIDEKRCFYGPQQRKMGALGFIRLGVWLNFMRAWRSGYQGNMIGEGFVLGGVYVIGPGDQGILLEHREKEFGNKVDTAQVLDAVKKIVPLK; encoded by the exons ATGGAGACAA TGATTTCCTCCGGACTTGAGCTGTTTGGGATGGGAATCTGGTCCCTGGGTCTGGGTGCCATCGGAGCTGCACTCACTGGGATCTTCCTGGCCAACACTGATATGTGTCTCACTAAAACTGCCAAGGCGATGCTGGAGAACCTGGGAGATGCTGACCTGAGATCCACGACTGAAG ATGACAAGGTCATCAAAGCACAGAGCCTGTGGGAGAAGAACGGGGCCGTGGTCATGGCCGTGCGACGGCCTGGATGATTTTTGTGCAGAGAG GAGGCCACTGAGCTGTCCTCTCTGAAGCCCCAGCTGGAAGAGCTTGGGGTCCCTCTGATCGCTGTGACAAAAGAGAACATCGGCTCAGAGATCCAGGACTTCAGACCGCACTTCGCTGGGGACATTTACATAGATGAAAAG AGATGCTTCTACGGTCCACAGCAGAGGAAGATGGGAGCTCTCGGGTTCATTCGCCTCGGTGTGTGGCTGAACTTCATGCGGGCCTGGAGGTCCGGTTACCAGGGCAACATGATCGGCGAGGGTTTTGTCTTGGGGGGAGTGTACGTCATCGGACCAGGAGACCAG ggGATTCTCCTGGAGCACCGGGAGAAGGAGTTTGGGAATAAGGTGGACACTGCTCAGGTTTTAGACGCTGTCAAAAAAATTGTTCCACTGAAATAA
- the LOC122781918 gene encoding peroxiredoxin-like 2A isoform X1, with protein sequence MLPVMALSKCSPALRWTLSRHCSVLCPRSSQSTTTARSQFLRSHAALFHQNNVKASPDSNKPTSVISSGLELFGMGIWSLGLGAIGAALTGIFLANTDMCLTKTAKAMLENLGDADLRSTTEDDKVIKAQSLWEKNGAVVMAVRRPGUFLCREEATELSSLKPQLEELGVPLIAVTKENIGSEIQDFRPHFAGDIYIDEKRCFYGPQQRKMGALGFIRLGVWLNFMRAWRSGYQGNMIGEGFVLGGVYVIGPGDQGILLEHREKEFGNKVDTAQVLDAVKKIVPLK encoded by the exons ATGCTTCCTGTGATGGCTCTGTCTAAATGCTCACCGGCTCTGAGGTGGACTCTGTCCCGCCActgctctgtcctctgtccGCGGAGCAGCCAGTCCACCACCACAGCCAGATCCCAGTTTTTAAGATCGCATGCGGCTCTGTTTCACCAAAATAATGTCAAAGCCAGTCCTGATTCAAACAAGCCCACTTCAG TGATTTCCTCCGGACTTGAGCTGTTTGGGATGGGAATCTGGTCCCTGGGTCTGGGTGCCATCGGAGCTGCACTCACTGGGATCTTCCTGGCCAACACTGATATGTGTCTCACTAAAACTGCCAAGGCGATGCTGGAGAACCTGGGAGATGCTGACCTGAGATCCACGACTGAAG ATGACAAGGTCATCAAAGCACAGAGCCTGTGGGAGAAGAACGGGGCCGTGGTCATGGCCGTGCGACGGCCTGGATGATTTTTGTGCAGAGAG GAGGCCACTGAGCTGTCCTCTCTGAAGCCCCAGCTGGAAGAGCTTGGGGTCCCTCTGATCGCTGTGACAAAAGAGAACATCGGCTCAGAGATCCAGGACTTCAGACCGCACTTCGCTGGGGACATTTACATAGATGAAAAG AGATGCTTCTACGGTCCACAGCAGAGGAAGATGGGAGCTCTCGGGTTCATTCGCCTCGGTGTGTGGCTGAACTTCATGCGGGCCTGGAGGTCCGGTTACCAGGGCAACATGATCGGCGAGGGTTTTGTCTTGGGGGGAGTGTACGTCATCGGACCAGGAGACCAG ggGATTCTCCTGGAGCACCGGGAGAAGGAGTTTGGGAATAAGGTGGACACTGCTCAGGTTTTAGACGCTGTCAAAAAAATTGTTCCACTGAAATAA
- the LOC122781918 gene encoding peroxiredoxin-like 2A isoform X3, whose translation MGIWSLGLGAIGAALTGIFLANTDMCLTKTAKAMLENLGDADLRSTTEDDKVIKAQSLWEKNGAVVMAVRRPGUFLCREEATELSSLKPQLEELGVPLIAVTKENIGSEIQDFRPHFAGDIYIDEKRCFYGPQQRKMGALGFIRLGVWLNFMRAWRSGYQGNMIGEGFVLGGVYVIGPGDQGILLEHREKEFGNKVDTAQVLDAVKKIVPLK comes from the exons ATGGGAATCTGGTCCCTGGGTCTGGGTGCCATCGGAGCTGCACTCACTGGGATCTTCCTGGCCAACACTGATATGTGTCTCACTAAAACTGCCAAGGCGATGCTGGAGAACCTGGGAGATGCTGACCTGAGATCCACGACTGAAG ATGACAAGGTCATCAAAGCACAGAGCCTGTGGGAGAAGAACGGGGCCGTGGTCATGGCCGTGCGACGGCCTGGATGATTTTTGTGCAGAGAG GAGGCCACTGAGCTGTCCTCTCTGAAGCCCCAGCTGGAAGAGCTTGGGGTCCCTCTGATCGCTGTGACAAAAGAGAACATCGGCTCAGAGATCCAGGACTTCAGACCGCACTTCGCTGGGGACATTTACATAGATGAAAAG AGATGCTTCTACGGTCCACAGCAGAGGAAGATGGGAGCTCTCGGGTTCATTCGCCTCGGTGTGTGGCTGAACTTCATGCGGGCCTGGAGGTCCGGTTACCAGGGCAACATGATCGGCGAGGGTTTTGTCTTGGGGGGAGTGTACGTCATCGGACCAGGAGACCAG ggGATTCTCCTGGAGCACCGGGAGAAGGAGTTTGGGAATAAGGTGGACACTGCTCAGGTTTTAGACGCTGTCAAAAAAATTGTTCCACTGAAATAA
- the sfxn3 gene encoding sideroflexin-3: protein MSEELSNNINIKEPRWDQGTFMGRAKHFFMVTDPRTVLLSSQTLEEARVIVQDYRAGIVKPGLTEDALWRAKYIYDSAFHPDTGEKMFVIGRMSAQVPMNMTITGCMLTFYRTTPAVVFWQWVNQSFNAVVNYTNRSGDAPITVNQLGAAYVSATTGAVVTALGLKSLAKRLPPIVSRFVPFAAVAAANCINIPFMRQRELKYGIPVTDENGNRLGESPNAARQAIMQVVVSRIGMAVPAMAIPPIIMDALEKRAFMKRFPILNAPVQVSLVGLCLVFATPLCCALFPQKSSMSVSGLEADLQERIRQTSPHTTTVYFNKGL, encoded by the exons ATGTCTGAAGAGCTGTCCAACAACATAAACATCAAGGAGCCACGATGGGACCAAGGCACTTTCATGGGACGCGCCAAGCACTTCTTCATGGTCACAGATCCCAGAACCGTCCTGCTGTCTTCTCAGACCCTGGAGGAGGCCAGAGTGATCGTACAGGACTACAG AGCTGGGATTGTGAAGCCTGGTCTGACAGAGGATGCGCTGTGGAGGGCCAAGTACATCTATGACTCCGCCTTCCACCCCGACACTGGAGAGAAGATGTTCGTGATTGGGCGGATGTCTGCTCAGGTGCCAATGAACATGACCATCACTGGCTGCATGCTCACCTTCTATAG GACTACTCCAGCAGTGGTGTTCTGGCAGTGGGTTAACCAGTCTTTCAACGCTGTTGTCAACTACACCAACCGCAGTGGAGATGCCCCCATCACCGTGAA TCAGCTTGGCGCAGCTTACGTCAGTGCTACTACTGGAGCTGTCGTCACTGCCTTGGGACTCAAGTCTCTAGCTAAG CGACTCCCTCCAATCGTCAGCCGGTTTGTCCCCTTtgctgctgtcgctgctgctaACTGTATCAATATTCCCTTCATGAGACAGAG GGAGTTGAAGTACGGTATTCCTGTGACTGATGAGAATGGAAACAGGTTAGGAGAGTCACCTAATGCTGCCAGGCAGGCCATCATGCAGGTGGTGGTGTCAAGGATCGGCATGGCAGTACCAGCAATGG CCATTCCTCCTATCATCATGGACGCTCTGGAGAAGAGAGCTTTCATGAAG CGGTTTCCTATTCTCAATGCTCCGGTCCAGGTGTCACTCGTCGGACTGTG CCTGGTGTTTGCAACTCCTCTGTGCTGCGCCCTGTTCCCACAGAAAAG CTCGATGAGTGTGAGCGGGCTTGAAGCAGATCTGCAGGAGAGGATACGACAAACCAGTCCCCACACCACCACCGTCTACTTCAACAAGGGCCTGTAG